Proteins from one Pseudomonadota bacterium genomic window:
- a CDS encoding nucleoside deaminase: MNQNLWDRYYMSLALDEARLAFLAGETPVGALAVRGNEIIARGGNLKEQKRLAFSHAELEVMTQASRVVGDWRLSEVTIYVTLEPCIMCAGAMLQARLKRLVYGCADPKAGAIESLYSLVEDSRLNHQISVNGGVLASQSQQILQQFFQLLRMKNKHLKKGK, encoded by the coding sequence ATGAATCAGAACTTGTGGGATAGATATTATATGTCCCTGGCCCTCGATGAGGCGAGGCTGGCTTTTCTGGCCGGAGAAACCCCGGTTGGCGCCCTGGCTGTGCGTGGAAATGAAATCATTGCCCGGGGCGGGAATCTCAAAGAACAGAAACGGCTGGCTTTTTCCCATGCCGAGCTGGAAGTGATGACTCAAGCCAGCCGGGTGGTAGGTGACTGGCGCTTGTCGGAAGTGACCATTTATGTGACCTTGGAGCCCTGCATCATGTGCGCTGGTGCCATGCTGCAGGCCCGATTGAAGCGCCTGGTGTATGGTTGTGCCGATCCCAAAGCCGGAGCCATTGAATCGTTGTATTCCCTGGTTGAAGATAGCCGCCTGAATCATCAGATCTCTGTCAACGGCGGGGTACTGGCCAGCCAGTCGCAGCAGATATTGCAACAGTTTTTCCAGTTGTTAAGAATGAAAAATAAACATTTAAAGAAAGGCAAGTAA
- the ahcY gene encoding adenosylhomocysteinase — translation MDNYHVKDLNLASEGRLRIEWAAQNMPVLELINERFKKEKPLAGVRLSACLHVTTETANLAITLKNGGADLVLCASNPLSTQDDVAAALVADHQIPVYAIKGEDNVTYYEHIRAALKHFPAITMDDGADLVSSLHFIALDKLAEVNPVVRAWAETLSVEERQQLISGVIGGTEETTTGVIRLKSMERDGVLCFPVVAVNDASTKHFFDNRYGTGQSTLDGIIRATNRLLAGTTFVVSGYGWCGKGLAMRASGMGANVVVTEVDHLAALEAVMDGFRVMPLLQAAEIGDFFCTVTGDMHVIDRAHFAVMKDGAIVANSGHFDVEINLDALAEMAVNRRQIRKFVEEFTLEDGRRINVLGEGRLVNLAAAEGHPASVMDMSFANQALSAEYMVQEAKTLQQKVYAVPREIDLRIAALKLEAMKIGIDTLTAEQEKYLNSWELGT, via the coding sequence ATGGATAACTATCACGTTAAGGATTTGAATCTGGCATCAGAAGGGCGGTTGCGGATTGAATGGGCAGCCCAGAATATGCCGGTACTGGAACTTATCAATGAGCGGTTCAAAAAGGAAAAACCCCTGGCTGGAGTTCGCCTTTCCGCTTGCCTCCATGTGACCACGGAAACGGCCAACCTGGCGATTACCTTGAAAAACGGTGGTGCTGACCTGGTTTTGTGTGCCTCAAATCCCTTGAGTACCCAGGATGACGTGGCCGCCGCCCTGGTGGCTGACCACCAGATTCCGGTTTATGCCATTAAAGGCGAAGACAATGTTACCTATTATGAACATATTCGGGCGGCGTTGAAGCATTTCCCTGCCATTACCATGGATGACGGGGCTGATCTGGTTTCATCCCTCCATTTTATTGCCCTGGATAAACTGGCTGAGGTTAATCCGGTGGTCAGAGCCTGGGCTGAAACGCTGTCAGTTGAAGAGCGTCAGCAGTTGATTTCCGGAGTTATTGGTGGGACTGAAGAAACCACTACCGGAGTGATCAGACTGAAAAGTATGGAGCGTGACGGGGTTTTGTGCTTTCCGGTGGTGGCAGTCAACGATGCCAGTACCAAACATTTTTTTGATAACCGTTATGGAACCGGGCAAAGCACTCTGGATGGAATCATCAGGGCTACTAACCGTTTGCTGGCCGGCACTACGTTTGTGGTTTCTGGCTACGGCTGGTGCGGCAAAGGCCTGGCCATGCGGGCTAGTGGTATGGGGGCTAATGTGGTGGTTACCGAGGTCGATCATCTGGCAGCCCTGGAAGCGGTTATGGATGGTTTTCGGGTGATGCCTTTGTTGCAGGCGGCTGAAATCGGTGATTTCTTCTGTACAGTTACCGGTGATATGCATGTTATAGATCGGGCTCATTTCGCGGTGATGAAAGATGGGGCGATTGTTGCCAATTCCGGTCATTTTGATGTGGAAATTAATCTGGATGCCTTGGCTGAGATGGCCGTAAACCGGCGGCAGATCCGTAAATTTGTTGAAGAATTCACTTTAGAGGATGGGCGCCGGATCAATGTTTTAGGTGAAGGCCGGTTGGTAAACCTGGCAGCGGCTGAAGGACATCCTGCGAGTGTTATGGACATGAGCTTCGCCAACCAGGCCCTGTCAGCCGAATATATGGTGCAAGAAGCTAAAACCCTGCAGCAGAAAGTTTATGCGGTTCCCCGGGAAATTGACCTGCGCATTGCGGCTTTAAAACTGGAAGCTATGAAAATTGGAATTGATACCCTGACGGCGGAGCAGGAAAAATACCTCAATAGCTGGGAGCTGGGAACATAA